A window of the Microbacterium sp. LWH13-1.2 genome harbors these coding sequences:
- the sepF gene encoding cell division protein SepF: MGNPLKKTMVYLGLADEEEAYEEQVPARAHRERDRDRDRDREEPAPAPVTPLRRPVAVRQPAGGAVNEILTVHPKQYRDAQLIAESFREGVPVIINLSQMSDADARRLIDFASGLSLGLYGRIERVTSKVFLLSPENIAVSGHGGIAHADAESAGFDQS, translated from the coding sequence ATGGGTAACCCGCTGAAGAAGACCATGGTGTATCTCGGCCTCGCCGACGAGGAAGAGGCTTACGAGGAGCAGGTTCCGGCCCGCGCCCACCGCGAACGTGATCGCGACCGCGACCGTGACCGGGAAGAGCCCGCTCCGGCGCCCGTCACCCCGCTGCGGCGTCCTGTCGCCGTGCGCCAGCCCGCAGGAGGGGCAGTGAACGAGATCCTCACCGTGCACCCGAAGCAGTATCGCGATGCTCAGCTCATCGCGGAGAGCTTCCGCGAAGGTGTCCCGGTCATCATCAACCTCTCGCAGATGAGCGACGCCGACGCTCGCCGACTGATCGACTTCGCATCCGGTCTCTCGCTCGGCCTGTACGGCCGTATCGAGCGGGTCACCTCGAAGGTGTTCCTGCTCTCGCCGGAGAACATCGCTGTGTCCGGCCACGGGGGAATCGCGCACGCAGACGCTGAGTCCGCGGGCTTCGACCAGTCCTAG
- a CDS encoding YggS family pyridoxal phosphate-dependent enzyme gives MTLEQGPEKSGLAARLSAIDERIAEAARLADRDPSEITRIVVTKFHPASLVRDLQALGVREVGENRQQELSSKVGELDGLDVRWHFIGQAQTNKASAIRRSADVVHSVDRDRLADALHRAAEGDDVLDVLVQVNLTADEGRGGVAPDSARSLAEHILTLPSLRLRGVMAVAPLDEEPASAFARLRAIAEGVREVEPAADWISAGMTGDFVEAIDAGATHLRIGSAITGPRPDRG, from the coding sequence GTGACCCTCGAGCAGGGCCCCGAGAAATCGGGTCTGGCCGCGCGGCTCTCGGCGATCGATGAACGGATCGCCGAGGCTGCGCGACTGGCCGATCGGGATCCGAGTGAGATCACCCGGATCGTCGTGACGAAGTTCCATCCCGCGTCCCTCGTGCGCGACCTGCAGGCGCTGGGTGTGCGCGAGGTGGGGGAGAACCGCCAGCAGGAGCTCTCCTCGAAGGTCGGCGAGCTCGACGGCCTCGATGTCCGCTGGCATTTCATCGGACAGGCGCAGACCAACAAGGCCTCGGCGATCAGGCGGAGCGCGGATGTCGTGCATTCGGTCGACCGCGACAGGCTCGCCGACGCCCTGCACAGGGCTGCCGAGGGGGATGACGTCCTCGACGTCCTCGTTCAGGTCAACCTGACGGCGGACGAGGGGCGAGGCGGTGTCGCGCCAGACAGCGCGCGCTCGCTCGCCGAGCACATCCTGACCCTCCCGTCGCTGCGCCTGCGAGGCGTGATGGCCGTGGCGCCTCTCGACGAGGAGCCCGCGTCGGCGTTCGCCCGGTTGCGCGCGATCGCAGAGGGAGTGCGCGAGGTCGAGCCCGCGGCCGACTGGATCTCCGCCGGCATGACCGGTGACTTCGTCGAAGCCATCGACGCCGGTGCGACACACCTGCGGATCGGCTCCGCAATCACGGGACCCCGCCCCGACCGGGGTTAA